In Methanothermococcus thermolithotrophicus DSM 2095, one DNA window encodes the following:
- the cdhB gene encoding CO dehydrogenase/acetyl-CoA synthase complex subunit epsilon: MSAWNPAFTSPNQAMLCSPKIAALTIKKSKNPMFVMGSLLNVLPEEIAEYAIKIAKLKHMTVVSTGGSNLTLSKLNFKPQYIMGAVELINHLKDPTWKGFEGRENYDLICFIGVPYYIGSQGLSTLKNFAPHIKTLTLCKFMHPNADLSYPNMSYDDWIVYLSKLVKYLE, from the coding sequence ATGTCTGCCTGGAATCCTGCATTTACATCTCCAAATCAGGCAATGCTTTGTTCTCCAAAAATAGCAGCATTAACAATAAAAAAATCTAAAAATCCCATGTTTGTTATGGGTTCGTTATTAAATGTACTCCCAGAGGAAATAGCAGAATATGCCATAAAAATAGCAAAATTAAAACATATGACCGTTGTGTCGACAGGAGGTTCCAATCTTACACTTTCAAAATTAAATTTTAAACCCCAATATATTATGGGAGCAGTGGAGCTCATAAATCATTTAAAGGATCCAACTTGGAAAGGTTTTGAAGGTAGAGAAAATTATGATTTAATATGTTTTATAGGCGTACCTTATTATATTGGCTCTCAGGGGCTTTCTACCTTAAAAAATTTTGCGCCGCATATAAAAACACTTACATTATGTAAATTTATGCATCCAAATGCTGACTTATCCTATCCAAATATGTCCTATGATGACTGGATAGTCTATCTTTCAAAGTTGGTTAAATATCTGGAATAA